The segment GATAGAAAGCAATAAAATTCAACTCATTGAAAAGTCAACCCATAAAgatcacgagccgactccagttAGACAAGAGTCAACCCTAGAAACAAATGAGTCAACCCTTGAATGGCCACAGACAAAAGATAGGAGGTAGTAAAATTTAGTCTGTTGGAGAGTCGACCCATAGAGATAACGAGCCGACCCCTAttatgaacgagtcgactcctaaaccaAAAGAGTCCACCCTATAATAGTCATAGGAGAAAGGTAGAGTACAACAAAAATAACAACTAGTCTGAGTCGACCCCGAAGATCACAACTTGTCTCATAGAGATCATGAGTCGATCCCTGAAAATGATGAGTTGACCCATTTGCGCTCGGACAACAGCAAcgactattttttttataaatcataACGGTCATTTTTGTCTCACAATGACTCTTTTGACCTATCTAACGGCTAGAAAAGTCTTTCAACTATTCCTCAGCGGTATAAATGCACGAGAACACCAAAAGGAATATAAGAGATGGAAAAAAGAATGAATTGAAaggccaagaaaagaaaagagcctCATAAAGAACAACATTCAAGTGCATtcatcaagagttgaaagattaCGTCCTCCACTATTGAGAGAGTTCGTGAATAGCATTCAAGTCTATTCAAGATTAGCCAACTGATTTAGGGCTCCATTTATTTTTGTGTCCTTAAATTTTAGGAGTTGTGATTCATTTATTCTATATTTCTCTTTTACTCTATTGAAATAAGTTTCAGATATTGAAACTTGGAAAAAGGTCCATTCAAATCTTGAAGTAGATTGTATTGAGCCTAGAGAAAGGTCAAGTGtggttttggttgattgctagtgaaaatcaattggcatgATTGTGAGCCTGATCAAAACAATTAGACTGTAATTTTGAAAAGATTAcagtaaaaattttcaaaaagggTATCTTGGATAGTGGACGTAGGTTCAGGGTTAGTACTGAACCACTACAAATTTGTTGTATTCGTGCTGCATGACTTGTGTGCTTTGATCTCATGCATAATTAATTGTTAATTACTCGTTACAACTCACACACACTCATCAAGTTTTATTTTGCTATATTTTACTTAAAATTTTGGAAAAGCCTAATTCACCCTCTTCTGCTTTCTAACCTTTGATACTCTGGGGGTTGACTCCTACCAACCTAAGGTCGACTCCTAGTTTGTTCCATTGAGCTCCCAATGGCCAAAGTCGACTCTTAGAGTTCAGAGGCCGACTCCTATGCACCTGAGGTCAACTCCTGATGCCTAgaaaatttgattttcactaTTTTGGCTTGTGAGCATCTAGGGGTTGACTCCTAACATACTAGAGTTAGCTCCTTTACTACATAAGCCTCTGAACAACTTTGAACTACTTTCCAACTTTGGAATTATGATCTTTTGAGCTTCTCTATGCTTCTTCATATATTCAAACTCCTGAAGCTTTCCTGCAAAATGAATTAATTTTCCCCAAGACATACAACCATTAGTATTCTCAATTGTATTGTGATCttcaaaatcaatcatttggattaacaatctcctcctttttgataatgacaaaatattgagtataagTTGAACAAAACATAGTGTGTCTGCCAATActttgtctactactgttccaTGTATTAGAGCTTATGTAATATTATGCCATACAATGTATTATAGTatcaatattattttaaaataaaacacacaaagtattgGAGCTTATGCAATATGACATTTCAAGCAAGTATCAGAGCATTAAATATTGCGCCCGGACAACAGCAAcgactattttttttataaatcataACGGTCATTTTTGTCTCACAATGACTCTTTTGACCTATCTAACGGCTAGAAAAGTCTTTCAACTATTCCTCAGCGGTATAAATGCACGAGAACACCAAAAGGAATATAAGAGATGGAAAAAAGAATGAATTGAAaggccaagaaaagaaaagagcctCATAAAGAACAACATTCAAGTGCATtcatcaagagttgaaagattaCGTCCTCCACTATTGAGAGAGTTCGTGAATAGCATTCAAGTCTATTCAAGATTAGCCAACTGATTTAGGGCTCCATTTATTTTTGTGTCCTTAAATTTTAGGAGTTGTGATTCATTTATTCTATATTTCTCTTTTACTCTATTGAAATAAGTTTCAGATATTGAAACTTGGAAAAAGGTCCATTCAAATCTTGAAGTAGATTGTATTGAGCCTAGAGAAAGGTCAAGTGtggttttggttgattgctagtgaaaatcaattggcatgATTGTGAGCCTGATCAAAACAATTAGACTGTAATTTTGAAAAGATTAcagtaaaaattttcaaaaagggTATCTTGGATAGTGGACGTAGGTTCAGGGTTAGTACTGAACCACTACAAATTTGTTGTATTCGTGCTGCATGACTTGTGTGCTTTGATCTCATGCATAATTAATTGTTAATTACTCGTTACAACTCACACACACTCATCAAGTTTTATTTTGCTATATTTTACTTAAAATTTTGGAAAAGCCTAATTCACCCTCTTCTGCTTTCTAACCTTTGATACTCTGGGGGTTGACTCCTACCAACCTAAGGTCGACTCCTAGTTTGTTCCATTGAGCTCCCAATGGCCAAAGTCGACTCTTAGAGTTTAGAGGTCGACTCCTATGCACCTGAGGTCAACTCCTGATGCCTAgaaaatttgattttcactaTTTTGGCTTGTGAGCATCTAGGGGTTGACTCCTAACATACTAGAGTTAGCTCCTTTACTACATAAGCCTCTGAACAACTTTGAACTACTTTCCAACTTTGGAATTATGATCTTTTGAGCTTCTCTATGCTTCTTCACATATTCAAACTCCTGAAGCTTTCCTGCAAAATGAATTAATTTTCCCCAAGACATACAACCATTAGTATTCTCAATTGTATTGTGATCttcaaaatcaatcatttggattaacaatctcctcctttttgataatgacaaaatattgagtataagTTGAACAAAACATAGTGTGTCTGCCAATActttgtctactactgttccaTGTATTAGAGCTTATGTAATATTATGCCATACAATGTATTATAGTatcaatattattttaaaataaaacacacaaagtattgGAGCTTATGCAATATGACATTTCAAGCAAGTATCAGAGCATTAAATATTCGAGCATAAAGTACTTGGTGCTCTCAAATATGCACCAGATCATTAAGTATTAGGGCAATTTAGTATTGGAGCAATCAACATTAGAACATGATACATACACTTCAGTTTCAGACCATTACATAAACGTACATCAAGTTAATCAGGTTAGTTATGAGAGTATTACAACAAGTTAAGTATTAGAGTATCAGAGCATTTAACTTTGGATGTACAATAAACTTTTCAAGTAAGTTATAAGTTACTTAATGGTGGGGTAAAAATTGCCATAAATGAATAATATAAACTACATTAAATAAAAGATAGTGCATATAGTTCATACGAAGTACTATACTAATTAAACATACAGAAAATCATCCATAATGCAAGTCATCCATAGTAGTACCCAACATAATATATATGCATAGTCCACCATACACCTCAACATACACAAATGAAATCAAAGATACCCAGCAATAgaatctaaaactaaaaactCTAGTCCTTGTCTGATGAAGAAGACATTTCTTGATGCGCAGCTTGCCTCGACGAGGGACCAGCTCTCCGGCTTCTAATCCTGCCACATGGTACGGCTCCAGTGAAGGAATGATAAGGTCCGACAGGGAGTGATGGCTAAAAGGGATGATAGACTGGCTAACTGGGGCTGGCTGGAGGGTCTAACAAAGGTTGAGGATATCCTAGGTGCTGCTGAAGCTCAGGCAGAAGTAGAAATGGTCTCAAGCTCTCAAATAAGTTGACCCATGGaatggagaagagaaacaaTCTCGAAAATGAAAGAATCATTTATCCCTCTAGTCTCTCCTCTCATCTGCCAGATCCTAGACTCAACAAACCTCTAAGACTTCCAGCCTCCACTCTCAGATAACTTGGTGCTCTGCTCATGATCTGGTCAAGCTGATAATCTTTGAGCGCTCATCACACACTCCAAGACATCAAGGTGCGCATGTCAGTGAGCTCAAGTCGAAGTTTGATTATCATCTAAATGAGAGTAACAATATGCGACACTAGAGCTGTCAGTCAGCTAAGCTTGATACAACATCGGAAGTGGTACCTGATAGAAGGCAAATGGCTAATACTCTAAGCTCTCCTCCTTTGTAGATGCTCCAGCAGCTAGCATCATAGCAGCCACCTGCTCAACCACattgcaagttgatcatcatccAGCCTGAAAGTGGTTGGTCCTAAGCTGTTGATGCAGATCAAAGAATTGCTGAAAATTCCCCTGTTGCTGAAGTTCTGCTGGCCTGAGAACAGGGTGGGTATGGATGCGACGAAACCAAGAAAGACGATGCGGATGGCGTGCGATCCTTGGATTCCAACAAATTTCACTTGATCTCCTGATCCTAGAGATCAATCCCACGGTCTACAAGATCCTGAATGTTGGTTTAACTGAGTCCTACTTTGTTTGAAACTTCTGAACTTGAGTCTGTTAAAGTCTGAATTTTGTTCCGAAATCTGGTTTGATTTTAGTTTGATTAGGAGTCTGTTTTAATTCGAATTGGGTTAGGAATTGAGTCCTTATTGTTAGGGTTTAGAGGGAGCTCGTGGCCCTATAAAAGGATTGGTGTAAAGGGCCACCATCTCCTTCCTTTGgctgttatttttttttgctttccgTGAATGAAACTTGAAGCTCTATTTTCCTGAGCCCAAAACTCCTCTATTTCCTGTTGCTGTAATCTGCAGCGGGTTGCAGGAGATAGAATCCTACGCTTCCCCgcatcatttggtatcagagcaggcttCTCCTACTTCAATGGCGGATGACAGCGTTGCGAGTGTTCACCCTAGCGACGGTGATCACGGGGTGCCGGCCCTTTGGGCAGTGATCCAAGGCCTTGAAGATGTTGTGCGCGACATCCAGCATGCACTTCAAGAGTTGAGGATCGGAAATCATGGAGATCTCAACCGGGATTGGGTGCCAGCCGGCGAGGCCTTCCCTCGTGGACCACTAGCACTGGCGTGAGATGTTCCCCACCGACGTAGGCAGCAGCCCCTCATGGACTCGtccgaagaggaggaagaaggacccGCCTTCTTCGAGTTCGATGGTCTATGCCCGAGAAGAAACCCCAAGCAGGCTGATTTCAGGCGTGCAGGGGGTGAACGACAACGTCGATCACCTGATGGAAGAGGGGTCTACGATGACGTTGGCGGGTGGCGTCCGCGACGGAACCCGAAACCAGCGGGTTTCCAGTGTGAAAGAGGAGACCACGGCTCCTCTGATTTTAGACTGAAGGTGGATCTTCCAACATTCAACGGCAACCTCCACATCAAGGGTTTTCTGGATTGGCTGGCCGAGGTGGAGAAATTCTTCGATTACATGGAGATCCCAGATCAGAAAAAAGTGAAGCTGGTTGCCTACAAGTTGAAGTGTGGAGCCTCCGCATGGTGGGAGCAACTACAGCACAAGCGTCTGCGGCAGGGAAAGATGCAGATCTCTACCTGGCGCAAGATGAAGCAGCACCTGCGGAGTCGTTTCCTCCTGCCTGACTATGAGCAGGCACTCTACCACCAGTATCAGAATTGTCGACAGGGCCCCCGAACGGTGACCGAATACACAGATGAATTCAATCAACTCAATGCCCGCAACAACCTATTGGAAACAGAAAATCAGCAGGTGGCGAGGTACATTGGCGGGTTGAAGCCGGCGATCCGAGATCAAGTGGATCTTTATCCCATGTGGAGCCTATCCGAAGCCACGAGCTTAGCCTTGAAACTGGAGGCACAGGCGACGCGAAG is part of the Phoenix dactylifera cultivar Barhee BC4 unplaced genomic scaffold, palm_55x_up_171113_PBpolish2nd_filt_p 000245F, whole genome shotgun sequence genome and harbors:
- the LOC113461341 gene encoding uncharacterized protein LOC113461341, whose translation is MDSSEEEEEGPAFFEFDGLCPRRNPKQADFRRAGGERQRRSPDGRGVYDDVGGWRPRRNPKPAGFQCERGDHGSSDFRLKVDLPTFNGNLHIKGFLDWLAEVEKFFDYMEIPDQKKVKLVAYKLKCGASAWWEQLQHKRLRQGKMQISTWRKMKQHLRSRFLLPDYEQALYHQYQNCRQGPRTVTEYTDEFNQLNARNNLLETENQQVARYIGGLKPAIRDQVDLYPMWSLSEATSLALKLEAQATRRANQFQPTNRAAPSRPTTAKLKGIDGATSSSQPPPPTISRGVENSSKQPAAPRGSNPYEKPMPIRCYRC